A DNA window from Selenomonas sp. oral taxon 126 contains the following coding sequences:
- a CDS encoding SLC13 family permease — protein MSADQSKEAQRIHEAEQKFDRTRRLVGLFGAPVLALLVFLTPIDGLTVESHKLLAIMVLVALWWITEPVPIPVTSLIGPTLAVVTGVLPAKDAYAAFANPMIFLFMGGFILAKAMMDHGLDKRFAYWLLSRSWVGSNPRRIFLAIGLAAALCSGWVSNTATAAMMFPIALGLLGAIKEMMAANGKEIDLHDYKYATGLMLMTAYACSIGGVLTPIGTPPNIIMLGFLDQMANIHISFFQWMTWGFIAMVVYFVITYFILIRMFPPDVDRIDGAEEFIRARVAELGGWTRAQKNTLVCFLVAVFLWVFPGILSMTLGSTSPLLKMYNALFPEAVAAMFGALLLFLMPINFKERQFTLEWKSAVAGVEWGTLILFGGGLAMGGMMYKTGLSQWVGDKIVGMLGGDPSEFALVAIFCVMSLLLSELTSHTAATNMIGPLAITAAMSAGFSPIHVAVGIALSSSLGFMLPVSTPPNAIVYASGYIPITKMIKTGVYIDFIGIFCVTIPLAIYFVVWIVG, from the coding sequence ATGAGTGCTGATCAAAGCAAAGAAGCACAGAGAATCCATGAGGCAGAACAAAAGTTTGATCGGACACGTCGTCTCGTCGGATTGTTCGGCGCACCGGTACTTGCCCTGCTGGTGTTCCTGACGCCCATCGACGGACTGACCGTGGAGTCGCACAAGCTGCTCGCCATCATGGTTCTTGTCGCTCTCTGGTGGATTACCGAACCGGTGCCCATCCCCGTTACCTCCCTGATCGGTCCGACGCTCGCCGTCGTCACCGGTGTGCTCCCGGCAAAGGACGCGTATGCGGCATTTGCCAACCCGATGATCTTCCTCTTCATGGGCGGATTCATCCTCGCAAAGGCGATGATGGATCACGGACTGGACAAGCGGTTCGCCTACTGGCTGCTCTCGCGCTCGTGGGTCGGCTCGAATCCGCGCCGCATCTTCCTCGCGATCGGTCTTGCTGCAGCGCTCTGCTCCGGCTGGGTCAGCAACACGGCGACCGCCGCGATGATGTTCCCGATCGCCCTCGGTCTCCTCGGCGCCATCAAGGAGATGATGGCTGCCAATGGCAAGGAGATCGACCTCCACGACTATAAATACGCGACGGGCCTCATGCTCATGACCGCGTACGCCTGCTCCATCGGCGGCGTTCTCACCCCGATCGGCACCCCGCCGAACATCATCATGCTCGGCTTCCTCGATCAGATGGCGAACATCCACATCTCATTCTTCCAGTGGATGACATGGGGCTTCATCGCGATGGTCGTCTACTTCGTCATCACGTACTTCATCCTCATTCGGATGTTCCCACCCGATGTGGACCGCATCGACGGTGCAGAGGAGTTCATCCGCGCCCGCGTTGCGGAGCTCGGCGGCTGGACGCGCGCACAGAAGAACACGCTCGTCTGCTTCCTCGTTGCCGTCTTCCTCTGGGTCTTCCCGGGCATCCTGTCGATGACCCTCGGCAGCACGAGCCCGCTGCTCAAGATGTATAACGCCCTCTTCCCCGAGGCGGTTGCCGCGATGTTCGGCGCGCTGCTCCTCTTCCTCATGCCGATCAACTTCAAGGAGCGCCAGTTCACGCTCGAGTGGAAATCGGCTGTTGCGGGCGTCGAGTGGGGCACGCTCATCCTCTTCGGCGGCGGCCTCGCGATGGGCGGCATGATGTATAAGACGGGACTCTCGCAGTGGGTTGGCGACAAGATCGTCGGCATGCTCGGCGGCGATCCCTCCGAGTTCGCCCTCGTCGCAATCTTCTGCGTCATGTCCCTGCTTCTCTCCGAGCTCACGAGCCACACGGCAGCAACCAACATGATCGGACCTCTCGCCATCACGGCAGCGATGTCGGCGGGCTTCAGCCCGATTCACGTTGCAGTCGGTATCGCGCTCTCCTCGTCGCTCGGCTTCATGCTGCCGGTGTCGACGCCGCCGAACGCGATTGTCTACGCCTCCGGCTACATCCCGATCACGAAGATGATCAAGACCGGTGTCTACATCGACTTCATCGGCATCTTCTGCGTCACCATCCCGCTTGCCATCTACTTCGTTGTCTGGATCGTGGGATAA
- a CDS encoding sulfatase-like hydrolase/transferase, protein MTEDTAVFWQNDEGARSLFYDLLARAERGAYNDDFLAQLAAYREAAPDSERADIFAARYLLHEGDAQMACICAERAYRRRPVNYEVWKLLAEIYTLLDCPVDALTMYGYAHGLYLSPEIPLDLIRQCGREGLNRLSIAAGLGTGTPTTQSRAVFDGEELHFALDAFVGEHLPLTPAEGSARHWVGTYAVGEFLSDKSELLEEIRHTAVFVDKVQRDFSFQLQKAQEVRGAVTVEVPEGMEVILPVAGTERLQELRFETASTATQEAYLGKWAFSHFRLARTTRLVSPTDAPYAVGTPIRLGHSPARRKLVLNLLVDGLSWNVARTRFPDCMPNIARFFTRGTIFDQHFSTSECTYPALPVIETGRYPTHTQVFNERDSHELPPDFKTLSECMSDLGYYAAAPMGASEGVPCGAMRGYDLLNVATWKQPSAEAVDRTFMQLEAFHEVDQFLYLHVSDAHPWNAKGFKFYPAVETQLPLADRLFDIDERVASVRLPKLAIYQEQFWRTLAHVDRNIGYLLSYIEEHFAEDEYIVNLYSDHGNSVFSTPKGGVVDVIGENSTRAVWMMRGTGVPEGVVAGELTSSTDIYPTLGHLCGFSVAPDIDGNLPAVFGGKKRDAALSMSIFPGQTFKLALRTHDYSLRIETQGFVDEDGTADFAGAKAAIYPRAHELEEGYAVDSPALRAFFYPRAREIVHEIANNGEFWPAMRAARPQWFGGENG, encoded by the coding sequence ATGACGGAGGATACTGCCGTTTTCTGGCAAAATGACGAAGGTGCGCGCAGCCTCTTTTACGATCTTCTCGCGCGTGCGGAGCGCGGGGCATACAATGATGATTTTCTGGCGCAGCTCGCGGCATATCGGGAGGCTGCACCCGACTCCGAGCGGGCGGACATCTTTGCCGCGCGCTATCTCCTCCACGAGGGCGATGCACAGATGGCGTGTATCTGTGCGGAGCGCGCCTATCGCCGCCGCCCCGTGAACTACGAGGTGTGGAAGCTGCTCGCCGAGATCTATACGCTCCTCGATTGTCCTGTCGATGCACTCACAATGTATGGCTATGCGCATGGGCTCTACCTCTCTCCCGAGATCCCCTTGGATCTCATCCGACAGTGCGGACGGGAGGGGCTGAACCGTCTCTCCATCGCTGCGGGACTGGGGACGGGGACGCCAACGACGCAAAGCCGCGCTGTATTTGACGGGGAGGAACTTCACTTTGCACTGGATGCCTTTGTCGGGGAGCATCTGCCGCTCACGCCGGCGGAGGGGAGTGCGCGCCACTGGGTCGGCACCTACGCTGTCGGCGAATTCCTCTCGGATAAGAGCGAACTGCTCGAGGAGATCCGTCACACGGCAGTATTCGTGGACAAGGTGCAGCGCGATTTCTCCTTCCAACTCCAAAAGGCACAGGAGGTACGCGGCGCGGTGACAGTCGAGGTGCCTGAGGGCATGGAGGTCATCCTGCCCGTGGCGGGGACGGAGAGGCTGCAGGAGCTCAGATTTGAGACGGCGTCCACCGCTACGCAGGAGGCATACCTCGGGAAATGGGCGTTCAGCCACTTCCGTCTCGCCCGGACGACGCGCCTCGTGTCGCCCACCGATGCCCCCTATGCGGTCGGCACGCCCATCCGACTCGGGCACAGCCCTGCGCGCAGGAAACTCGTGCTGAACCTTCTTGTGGACGGGCTGTCATGGAATGTGGCGCGCACGCGTTTCCCCGACTGCATGCCGAACATTGCGCGCTTTTTCACGCGCGGCACGATCTTTGACCAGCATTTTTCCACGTCCGAATGCACCTATCCCGCGCTGCCCGTGATCGAGACGGGACGCTATCCGACGCATACGCAGGTGTTCAACGAGCGTGACAGTCATGAGCTGCCCCCTGATTTCAAGACGCTCTCGGAGTGTATGTCGGATCTCGGCTACTATGCCGCCGCGCCGATGGGGGCGAGTGAGGGTGTCCCGTGCGGTGCAATGCGCGGCTATGATCTGCTGAATGTTGCCACATGGAAGCAGCCCTCGGCGGAGGCTGTGGATCGGACGTTCATGCAGCTCGAGGCGTTTCATGAGGTGGATCAGTTCCTCTATCTGCATGTCTCTGACGCACATCCATGGAATGCGAAGGGGTTCAAATTCTACCCTGCGGTGGAGACGCAGCTCCCCCTCGCGGATCGCCTCTTCGATATCGACGAGCGCGTTGCGAGTGTGCGTCTGCCGAAGCTCGCGATCTATCAGGAGCAGTTCTGGCGAACCCTCGCCCACGTTGACAGAAACATCGGCTATCTGCTCTCCTATATCGAGGAGCATTTCGCAGAGGACGAATACATCGTGAATCTCTACTCGGATCACGGCAACTCCGTGTTCAGCACGCCGAAGGGCGGCGTGGTCGATGTCATCGGCGAGAACTCGACGCGCGCCGTCTGGATGATGCGCGGCACGGGGGTGCCCGAGGGCGTTGTTGCGGGCGAGCTGACGAGCAGCACCGATATCTATCCGACGCTGGGGCATCTATGCGGCTTTTCCGTTGCACCCGATATCGACGGCAATCTCCCCGCGGTCTTCGGCGGGAAGAAGCGCGACGCCGCCCTTAGCATGTCGATCTTCCCGGGGCAGACGTTCAAGCTCGCCCTGCGCACCCATGACTACAGCCTGCGCATTGAGACGCAGGGCTTCGTCGATGAGGACGGGACGGCGGACTTTGCGGGGGCAAAGGCGGCGATCTATCCGCGCGCCCATGAGCTCGAGGAGGGCTATGCGGTGGATAGCCCTGCCCTGCGTGCGTTCTTCTATCCGCGTGCACGAGAGATTGTGCACGAGATTGCAAACAACGGCGAATTCTGGCCGGCGATGCGCGCGGCGCGCCCGCAGTGGTTCGGGGGAGAAAACGGATAA
- the csaB gene encoding polysaccharide pyruvyl transferase CsaB, whose product MKRIVVSGYYGAKNAGDEAMLAAMLEVLADLDPELHITVITADPADTERRHGVNAVGSFDMGGICGALRRADLLISGGGSLLQNVTSRRSLYYYMGIILLALLLGKKVMLYAQGIGPVTGRFACRCMRWLGNRVSLITVRDEGSMAELRRLGITRPPMECTADPVLGIHPVGRTAGRAILSRYGADGAKPVVGISVRDWQGWQHYKEILAEISDAIVRELDARVIFLPMQYPEDVRTAKTVAAWTREECTVLDDEYSTSELLSLVANMDLMIGVRLHALIFAGVMGVPMIGISYDPKVDRFLRSIGEKPVNDLQDITTASVLKEVRRKWAARREFTAANADLLAQMRTLAARNAELAMGLLQEK is encoded by the coding sequence ATGAAGCGGATCGTTGTATCGGGGTACTACGGCGCCAAGAACGCGGGCGATGAAGCCATGCTTGCGGCGATGCTCGAGGTACTCGCGGATTTGGACCCGGAACTTCATATCACCGTCATCACCGCCGACCCTGCCGACACCGAGCGGCGGCACGGCGTAAACGCCGTCGGCTCCTTTGATATGGGCGGAATCTGTGGGGCACTGCGCCGCGCCGACCTCCTCATCAGCGGCGGCGGCAGCCTCCTGCAGAACGTCACGAGCCGGCGCAGCCTCTACTACTACATGGGCATCATCCTGCTCGCTCTGCTCCTCGGGAAAAAGGTCATGCTGTACGCGCAGGGCATCGGCCCCGTGACGGGGCGTTTCGCCTGTCGCTGCATGCGCTGGCTCGGCAACCGCGTCTCCCTCATCACCGTCCGTGACGAGGGGTCAATGGCAGAGCTGCGCCGCCTCGGCATCACGCGCCCGCCGATGGAGTGCACGGCAGATCCCGTGCTCGGCATCCATCCCGTCGGACGCACCGCAGGACGCGCCATCCTCAGCCGCTATGGGGCGGACGGAGCGAAGCCCGTCGTCGGCATCTCCGTGCGCGACTGGCAGGGCTGGCAGCACTACAAGGAAATCCTCGCCGAGATCAGCGACGCCATCGTGCGCGAGCTGGACGCGCGCGTCATCTTCCTGCCCATGCAGTACCCCGAGGACGTACGGACGGCAAAGACCGTCGCCGCATGGACGCGCGAGGAGTGCACCGTCCTCGATGACGAGTACAGCACGAGCGAGCTGCTCTCCCTCGTCGCGAACATGGATCTCATGATCGGCGTGCGTCTCCACGCACTCATCTTTGCGGGCGTCATGGGCGTTCCCATGATCGGCATCTCGTACGACCCGAAGGTCGACCGCTTCCTCCGCTCCATCGGCGAGAAGCCTGTCAACGACCTGCAGGACATCACAACCGCGAGCGTCCTCAAAGAGGTACGCCGCAAATGGGCGGCGCGCCGCGAATTCACGGCAGCGAACGCCGACCTCCTCGCGCAGATGCGCACCCTTGCCGCGCGCAACGCCGAGCTTGCGATGGGGCTCCTGCAGGAAAAATGA
- the aepY gene encoding phosphonopyruvate decarboxylase: MNVNDLIAALGTEFYTGVPDSKLRPLVDYLMDTYGASSPAHIIAANEGNAAALAAGYHLATGKTPLVYLQNSGLGNIVNPMLSLLHEEVYGIPCVFVIGWRGEPDLHDEPQHLVQGRLTLPLLETMGVKTMVLTRESTPTELATWMEEIRPHLAGGGQCALLVRDGALAHLKRKYGNAFLLRREEAIAHILDAAGDAVIVATTGKTGRELFELREARGEDHAHDFLTVGSMGHAGAIALGIALHAPARRVILLDGDGAALMHMGALATIGAAAPPNLTHILLNNEAHESVGGAPTAAHSVDFPAVAAALGYRTVRTAATVDELTRALEELQGSRALSFLEVRTAIGSRADLGRPTTTPAENKAALMPTLRG, encoded by the coding sequence ATGAACGTCAATGATCTGATTGCCGCACTTGGCACGGAGTTCTACACGGGCGTGCCCGACTCGAAGCTGCGCCCGCTTGTGGACTATCTCATGGATACGTATGGAGCGAGCAGCCCCGCGCATATCATTGCGGCAAACGAAGGGAATGCGGCGGCGCTCGCGGCGGGCTATCACCTGGCGACGGGCAAAACGCCGCTCGTCTACCTCCAGAACAGCGGGCTCGGCAACATCGTCAACCCCATGCTCTCGCTGCTGCACGAGGAGGTCTACGGCATCCCATGCGTCTTCGTCATCGGCTGGCGCGGCGAGCCGGATCTCCATGACGAGCCGCAGCATCTCGTGCAGGGGCGGCTGACGCTCCCGCTCCTTGAAACAATGGGCGTAAAAACAATGGTGCTGACGCGTGAAAGCACCCCCACCGAGCTTGCTACGTGGATGGAGGAAATCCGCCCCCACCTCGCGGGCGGCGGACAGTGCGCTCTCCTCGTGCGCGACGGTGCGCTCGCACATCTGAAGCGCAAATATGGGAATGCCTTTCTCCTGCGCCGTGAGGAGGCGATCGCACACATCCTCGATGCAGCGGGAGACGCCGTCATCGTCGCGACCACGGGCAAGACGGGGCGCGAGCTCTTCGAGCTGAGGGAGGCGCGCGGTGAGGATCACGCGCACGACTTCCTCACCGTCGGCTCGATGGGGCACGCGGGCGCGATTGCGCTCGGCATTGCACTCCATGCCCCCGCGCGACGCGTCATCCTCCTCGACGGCGACGGTGCGGCACTCATGCACATGGGCGCACTCGCGACCATCGGGGCGGCGGCTCCGCCGAATCTCACGCACATCCTCCTCAACAACGAGGCGCATGAGAGCGTCGGCGGCGCACCGACGGCGGCGCACAGCGTCGACTTCCCCGCCGTTGCCGCAGCGCTCGGCTATCGGACGGTCAGGACGGCGGCGACGGTGGATGAGCTTACGCGCGCGCTCGAGGAGCTGCAGGGCAGCCGCGCGCTCTCCTTTCTCGAGGTGCGTACCGCAATCGGCTCGCGCGCGGATCTCGGCCGCCCGACCACAACGCCCGCCGAGAACAAGGCGGCGTTGATGCCGACGCTGCGGGGATAA
- a CDS encoding sulfatase-like hydrolase/transferase, with translation MTNDLHVFWRNNEHASALFYDLLDRAERNAYDDDFLARLADYREAACPSGGGGDSVNADIFAAQYLLHEGDAENALACGERAYAQRSVNLEVWKVLAAAYAAAGRDIEALTMQGYMHGLYPSESLSLTVPEAGDQRAALDHFSLAANHTAYAPLLTDRVCIKNDVLQFELDIFLGEEIPLRYCAPGARHWVGTYVDEGFLSAKALVYEPNRHDPFFFINDRDVTFDLQKAREATGSVRIDLPEDMSVVLPVAGTRTYQDFSVQNAAGAYPGYLGKWAFSYLRLDESATLRSDDAPFAVGTPIRLGHSPHRRKVVLNLLIDGMCRPAVRPLFAEYMPRIARFFARGVIFENHFSVSEYTLPSLPSIETGRYPYHTQVFNEKHNHVLLPSIRTLAEEMSDLGYYCTAPLATGQSFYAGVYRGYDRIISTHGFQPAYEGAERALRILEALPTVDHFMLYHTGDVHPLNTMTPLKFSTAAEVAVPLAQRFVPLDPQVASVRIPYLPIFPEQLRVSLRHIDRSVGAILSYIEEHYEEDEYIVNLYSDHGYSLFDPHPAHAEVLGAYATGAVWMVRGAGVPEGVVTDELTSSVDLYPTLAHLCGFPVTADIDGNLPAVFGGRARDAALSMSIFPGQTFKLAVRPHEHALRIETQGFVDEDGTADFAGAKAAIYPRAHELEEGYEVDSPALRAFFWPRAREIVREIANNGERWPAMRAARPQWFGADKEHP, from the coding sequence ATGACGAACGATCTTCATGTATTCTGGCGCAATAACGAGCACGCCTCTGCACTCTTCTACGACCTCCTTGACCGTGCCGAGCGCAATGCCTACGACGACGACTTTCTTGCCCGACTCGCCGACTATCGGGAGGCAGCGTGTCCATCAGGAGGGGGCGGAGATTCTGTAAACGCGGACATCTTTGCCGCTCAGTATCTCCTCCACGAGGGCGATGCGGAAAATGCACTCGCCTGCGGGGAGCGTGCCTACGCGCAGCGGTCGGTCAACCTCGAGGTGTGGAAGGTGCTTGCCGCCGCCTATGCGGCAGCCGGACGCGATATCGAGGCGCTCACAATGCAGGGGTATATGCATGGTCTGTATCCGTCGGAGAGCCTCAGCCTTACCGTCCCGGAGGCGGGGGATCAGCGCGCGGCGCTCGATCATTTTTCACTTGCGGCGAACCATACCGCCTATGCACCGTTGCTGACGGATCGTGTCTGCATCAAAAACGATGTGCTTCAGTTCGAGCTGGATATTTTTCTCGGTGAGGAGATCCCGCTCAGATACTGTGCGCCCGGGGCGCGCCACTGGGTCGGCACCTACGTGGACGAGGGATTTCTCTCCGCGAAGGCACTTGTCTATGAACCGAATCGGCACGATCCCTTCTTCTTCATTAACGATCGGGATGTGACATTTGATCTTCAGAAGGCGCGCGAAGCGACGGGATCTGTCCGTATCGACCTGCCCGAGGATATGTCCGTCGTTCTGCCCGTGGCGGGCACGAGGACGTATCAGGACTTCTCGGTTCAGAATGCTGCGGGGGCGTATCCCGGCTATCTCGGCAAGTGGGCGTTCAGCTATCTTCGCCTCGATGAGAGCGCGACCCTGCGCTCGGACGATGCGCCCTTTGCCGTCGGCACACCGATCCGCCTCGGGCACAGCCCGCACCGCAGGAAAGTCGTGCTGAATCTCCTCATCGACGGCATGTGCCGGCCCGCCGTGCGCCCTCTCTTTGCCGAATATATGCCGCGTATTGCACGCTTTTTTGCGCGCGGCGTGATTTTCGAGAATCATTTTTCGGTATCAGAGTACACGCTGCCCTCCCTTCCCTCCATCGAGACAGGGCGCTATCCGTATCACACGCAGGTGTTCAACGAGAAGCACAATCACGTGCTGCTGCCCTCCATCCGAACTCTCGCCGAGGAGATGAGCGATCTCGGCTACTACTGCACAGCGCCGCTCGCAACGGGGCAGTCGTTCTATGCGGGCGTCTATCGCGGCTATGACCGCATCATCTCCACCCACGGTTTTCAGCCTGCCTACGAGGGCGCGGAGCGTGCCCTGCGCATCCTCGAGGCGCTGCCGACGGTGGATCACTTCATGCTGTATCACACGGGTGACGTGCATCCGCTGAACACCATGACCCCGCTCAAATTCTCCACAGCAGCCGAGGTTGCCGTACCGCTCGCACAGCGCTTTGTGCCGCTTGATCCGCAAGTGGCGAGTGTGCGGATCCCCTACCTGCCGATCTTTCCGGAGCAGCTGCGCGTGAGCCTTCGCCATATCGACCGCAGCGTCGGTGCGATACTCTCCTACATCGAGGAGCATTACGAGGAGGACGAATACATTGTAAATCTATACTCCGATCATGGATACAGCCTCTTCGACCCGCACCCCGCGCACGCAGAGGTTCTCGGCGCGTATGCCACAGGTGCTGTGTGGATGGTGCGCGGGGCGGGGGTGCCCGAGGGCGTTGTCACCGATGAACTGACGAGTTCTGTCGATCTCTATCCCACGCTCGCACATCTATGCGGCTTTCCCGTTACGGCGGACATTGACGGCAATCTGCCCGCCGTATTCGGCGGACGGGCGCGCGATGCTGCCCTCAGCATGTCGATCTTCCCGGGGCAGACGTTCAAGCTCGCCGTGCGCCCGCATGAGCACGCGCTGCGCATCGAGACGCAGGGCTTTGTCGATGAGGACGGGACAGCGGACTTTGCGGGGGCAAAGGCGGCGATCTACCCGCGCGCCCATGAGCTCGAGGAGGGCTACGAGGTGGACAGCCCCGCGTTGCGCGCGTTCTTCTGGCCGCGTGCACGAGAGATTGTGCGCGAGATCGCAAATAACGGCGAGCGCTGGCCGGCGATGCGCGCGGCGCGCCCGCAGTGGTTTGGAGCGGATAAGGAGCATCCATGA
- a CDS encoding iron-containing alcohol dehydrogenase → MQSFTFHCPTEVVFGRGAENAVAEKLRAFGASRVLILYGGGSAERTGLLSRIEKNLTSAGLAFLVIGGVRPNPRVSFVREAIREGIAADVNFVLGVGGGSVIDSAKAVAHGIANPTVDIWDIWTRKEELTQTMPFGCVLTIPAAGSETSDSAVLTNEDTGRKVGLNTRLNRPVIAFMNPELAFTLPREQIAAGAADIMMHTMERYFTSVKEPNVLTDRIAAQLLLTVMESVRRLLVSRKDYDAMSELMWAGSISHSGITELGRMKDFSVHKLGHELSARYDATHAMTLTALWGSWARYVYEDDAARFAQFAAALFGVDAGTDEERARAGIRRMEEFFTEIGMPTSLAGLGIGALTKGTIEELASAATANDTIRLGNFHPLTRADVIAIYDMANH, encoded by the coding sequence ATGCAAAGCTTTACCTTTCACTGCCCCACCGAGGTGGTCTTCGGGCGGGGCGCGGAGAATGCGGTCGCCGAAAAACTGCGCGCGTTCGGGGCGAGCCGCGTGCTCATCCTCTACGGGGGCGGCAGCGCGGAGCGCACAGGGCTGCTCTCGCGCATCGAGAAAAATCTCACGTCGGCGGGGCTTGCCTTCCTTGTGATCGGCGGCGTCCGTCCGAATCCGCGCGTCTCCTTCGTGCGTGAGGCGATCCGCGAGGGGATTGCGGCGGATGTGAACTTCGTCCTCGGCGTCGGCGGCGGCAGCGTCATTGACTCGGCAAAGGCGGTCGCACACGGCATTGCCAATCCCACGGTTGATATCTGGGACATCTGGACGCGCAAGGAAGAGCTGACGCAGACCATGCCGTTCGGCTGCGTCCTCACAATCCCCGCGGCGGGCAGCGAGACAAGCGACTCGGCGGTGCTCACGAACGAGGATACGGGGCGCAAGGTCGGGCTGAATACCCGGCTGAACCGTCCCGTCATCGCCTTTATGAACCCCGAGCTCGCCTTTACCCTGCCGCGCGAGCAGATCGCGGCGGGCGCGGCGGATATCATGATGCACACGATGGAGCGCTACTTCACGAGCGTCAAGGAGCCGAATGTCCTCACCGATCGCATCGCCGCGCAGCTCCTCCTGACCGTCATGGAGTCCGTGCGCCGTCTCCTCGTCAGCCGCAAGGACTACGACGCGATGAGTGAGCTCATGTGGGCGGGCAGCATCTCGCACAGCGGCATCACGGAGCTCGGGCGCATGAAGGACTTCTCTGTGCACAAGCTCGGACACGAGCTCTCCGCACGCTACGATGCGACGCACGCAATGACGCTCACGGCGCTCTGGGGCTCGTGGGCGCGCTATGTCTACGAGGACGACGCGGCGCGCTTTGCACAGTTCGCCGCCGCCCTGTTCGGCGTGGATGCGGGTACGGACGAGGAGCGCGCCCGCGCGGGCATCCGCAGGATGGAGGAGTTCTTCACGGAGATCGGCATGCCGACGAGTCTTGCGGGGCTCGGCATCGGTGCGCTCACCAAGGGGACGATCGAGGAGCTCGCGAGTGCTGCGACGGCGAACGACACAATCCGCCTCGGCAACTTCCACCCGCTCACGCGCGCGGATGTCATCGCCATCTACGACATGGCGAATCACTGA